From the Streptomyces sp. NBC_01216 genome, the window GGTCTTCTTGGCCGCCGTCGTGGTCTTCTTCGCCGGGGTGGCCTTCTTGGCCGCCGCCGTGGTCTTCTTCGCCGCCGCGGTGGTCTTCTTGACGGCCGTCTTCTTCGCGGCGGTGGTCTTCTTGACCGCGGTCTTCTTGGCCGTGGTGGCCTTCTTCGCGGCGGCCTTCTTGGCCGTGGTGGCCCGCTTCGCCGCGGCCTTCTTCACGGTCGCGGAGGCGCCGCCCGAGAGGCTGCCCTTGGGCGCCTTCTTGACGGAGACCTCGCCGCCCTTGGGCAGCTTCTTCGAGCCGCTGACCAGGTCCTTGAAGCCCTGACCCGCGCGGAAGCGCGGAACGGAGGTCTTCTTGACCCGCACG encodes:
- a CDS encoding HU family DNA-binding protein, which encodes MNKAQLVEAIADKLGGRQQAADAVDAVLDAIVRAVVGGDRVSVTGFGSFEKVDRPARYARNPQTGERVRVKKTSVPRFRAGQGFKDLVSGSKKLPKGGEVSVKKAPKGSLSGGASATVKKAAAKRATTAKKAAAKKATTAKKTAVKKTTAAKKTAVKKTTAAAKKTTAAAKKATPAKKTTTAAKKTAAKKTAPAKKTTAKKAPAKKTTARKTTAKKAAAKK